Proteins co-encoded in one Marinobacter gudaonensis genomic window:
- a CDS encoding DUF4123 domain-containing protein: protein MLLTAPAMDKSKSLLGLDQTLRDFRVASGEQCLLIIDAARYDKVDTTQQIYTLDGNPDWFWLFDGTPFEQHKDAGPIVVRTSVNSELFQCAVSRWGADEALAILVSKYEPSKALAGIRKSLVIHFETYGPCFVRPYDGRFLEVVNTCLPEAVGSLIREDDLLVWCTCHSEGMYWSGASGVGTEGEGFYAHQPRSLERLLTWVSGWPRCMAITNKHRHPTSHRIRIIRELWSAGHPCPESDAELGALWQHAELEFHGPHEKGL from the coding sequence ATGTTATTGACTGCCCCTGCGATGGATAAATCAAAATCTTTATTGGGACTTGATCAAACTCTCAGAGATTTTCGAGTGGCATCTGGGGAGCAATGCCTGCTGATCATTGACGCTGCAAGATACGACAAAGTGGATACGACCCAGCAGATCTATACATTGGACGGCAACCCTGATTGGTTCTGGCTATTCGACGGAACGCCTTTTGAACAGCATAAAGACGCCGGCCCGATTGTGGTCAGGACGTCCGTCAACAGTGAACTTTTTCAGTGTGCCGTATCCCGATGGGGGGCCGATGAGGCACTGGCCATCCTGGTTTCGAAGTATGAGCCAAGCAAAGCATTGGCAGGTATTCGTAAAAGCCTGGTAATCCATTTCGAAACATATGGTCCATGTTTTGTGCGGCCATACGATGGGCGTTTTCTCGAAGTGGTGAACACCTGTCTGCCCGAGGCGGTGGGCAGCCTGATCCGTGAAGACGATCTACTGGTATGGTGCACTTGTCACTCTGAAGGAATGTATTGGTCGGGCGCGAGTGGAGTCGGCACGGAGGGGGAGGGGTTTTATGCTCACCAGCCACGCTCCTTAGAGAGATTATTAACGTGGGTAAGTGGTTGGCCTCGGTGCATGGCCATTACGAATAAGCATCGACACCCGACTAGTCATCGAATCCGGATTATTCGTGAATTGTGGTCTGCTGGTCATCCGTGTCCCGAATCGGATGCCGAGTTAGGCGCACTGTGGCAACACGCGGAACTGGAATTCCACGGACCACATGAAAAAGGACTGTAG
- a CDS encoding type VI secretion system Vgr family protein has product MPQASGLQFTVTIGGFPSDHFALVGFALTERLSELFHGRIELASSDPSVLAAAVLEQPADLVIWRDGAAVRRFTGVVSEFVRRDSGHRRTRYELVIQPPVWRLGLMHNSRIFQGQTTGDIIRALLEERGVIDTEFDLKRPPLEREYCVQHRESDLAFVERLAAEEGWFYRYRHGSVDGQEPPALILADHHGSAPTLEAAEYNNRAGGAEQGPCVYRFEHRERIRAASVAMKDYTFRNPAYGLLQEQGAASLSHRADYQHYEYPGRFKQDQAGDRFTAARLDALRNDATTGNGESNRADFVAGARVALTQHDNEALNRDWLLVAVTHTGRQPQALEEEGGSGATTYHNYFSAIPADRTWRPLCEHKPLMDGPQMAVVTGPEGEEIHCDRYGRVKVRFPWDRYSANDEHSSAWLRVSQDWAGGQYGFQALPRIGHEVIVSFLDGDPDQPIITGRTHHATNTVPYALPEHKTRTTLKTKTHKGEGSNELRFEDEADQEQIYVHAQKDLALLTEHNRTEVIKNDSHLTVENNRFSRTRGNRHHTVDGEKREQTGKDHSFNVTGTLHLKAGTAWLSESGTELHIKAGQKAVIEAGAEITLKAGGSFLKIDPSGVAMGGASIKMNAGGAPGKGSGQKVQVPERPGLVEKNGGAVVPVELTEVGRRANAGVFEINSDALLMAASDRTAAQQLCQKKMDGTCDVIDCPCDG; this is encoded by the coding sequence ATGCCCCAGGCAAGCGGACTGCAGTTCACGGTCACCATTGGTGGCTTCCCCTCCGATCATTTCGCCCTGGTTGGCTTTGCGCTGACCGAACGGCTATCCGAGCTTTTCCACGGTCGAATCGAGTTGGCCAGTTCCGACCCATCGGTGCTGGCGGCGGCGGTTCTGGAGCAGCCGGCAGACCTTGTTATCTGGCGTGACGGCGCCGCCGTGCGGCGTTTCACCGGGGTGGTGAGCGAATTCGTCCGGCGCGATTCCGGTCATCGCAGAACCCGCTACGAACTGGTGATTCAACCGCCGGTGTGGCGACTCGGCCTTATGCACAACAGCCGGATTTTTCAGGGTCAGACCACCGGGGACATCATCCGCGCTCTGCTTGAAGAACGGGGCGTGATTGATACCGAGTTCGACCTGAAACGCCCGCCCCTGGAGCGGGAATACTGCGTGCAGCATCGCGAAAGCGACCTTGCCTTTGTCGAACGTCTGGCGGCCGAAGAGGGTTGGTTTTACCGGTACCGCCACGGGAGCGTTGATGGCCAGGAGCCGCCGGCACTGATCCTGGCCGATCACCACGGCAGTGCACCAACGCTTGAGGCGGCTGAGTACAACAACCGGGCCGGCGGCGCGGAGCAGGGGCCCTGCGTGTATCGGTTCGAACATCGGGAGCGGATTCGGGCAGCCTCGGTGGCCATGAAGGATTACACCTTCAGGAACCCGGCCTACGGTCTGTTGCAGGAGCAGGGCGCCGCCAGTCTCTCCCATCGGGCCGACTATCAGCACTATGAGTATCCGGGTCGTTTCAAGCAGGATCAGGCCGGTGATCGATTCACGGCCGCGCGGCTGGATGCCCTGCGCAACGACGCCACCACGGGCAACGGCGAGAGCAACCGCGCGGATTTTGTGGCCGGCGCCCGAGTGGCGCTGACCCAACACGATAACGAGGCCCTCAACCGCGACTGGCTGCTGGTGGCGGTCACCCACACCGGTCGGCAGCCCCAGGCCCTCGAGGAAGAGGGCGGCAGCGGTGCCACCACCTATCACAACTATTTCAGTGCCATACCCGCCGACCGGACCTGGCGCCCCCTGTGCGAACACAAGCCGCTGATGGACGGCCCCCAGATGGCGGTGGTGACCGGCCCCGAGGGCGAGGAAATCCACTGTGACCGGTACGGCCGGGTCAAAGTCCGGTTTCCATGGGACCGCTACAGTGCCAACGACGAGCACAGCAGCGCCTGGCTCCGGGTGAGCCAGGACTGGGCCGGCGGCCAATACGGTTTCCAGGCTCTGCCTCGTATTGGCCACGAGGTGATCGTGTCCTTCCTGGACGGCGACCCCGACCAGCCGATCATCACCGGCCGGACTCATCACGCCACCAACACCGTGCCCTACGCGCTGCCGGAGCACAAAACCAGAACCACCCTGAAAACCAAAACGCACAAGGGGGAAGGCAGTAACGAGCTGCGCTTTGAAGACGAGGCCGACCAGGAACAAATTTACGTTCATGCCCAGAAAGACTTGGCGCTGCTCACCGAACACAACCGCACCGAAGTCATCAAAAACGACAGCCACCTGACGGTAGAGAACAACCGCTTCAGCCGCACCAGGGGCAACCGCCACCACACCGTGGATGGCGAAAAGCGCGAACAAACCGGCAAGGACCACAGCTTTAACGTCACCGGCACGCTGCACCTGAAAGCCGGCACCGCCTGGCTCAGCGAGTCTGGCACCGAACTCCATATCAAAGCCGGGCAAAAGGCTGTGATTGAAGCCGGTGCTGAAATTACCCTCAAGGCCGGCGGCAGCTTCTTGAAGATCGACCCCAGCGGCGTGGCCATGGGTGGTGCGAGTATCAAGATGAATGCGGGTGGTGCGCCGGGTAAGGGGAGTGGGCAGAAGGTGCAGGTGCCGGAGCGGCCGGGGTTGGTTGAGAAGAACGGAGGAGCTGTTGTGCCTGTTGAGCTCACGGAGGTTGGCCGGAGAGCAAATGCGGGTGTTTTTGAAATCAACTCCGATGCACTCTTGATGGCAGCGTCTGATCGAACAGCGGCCCAGCAATTGTGCCAGAAAAAAATGGATGGAACCTGCGATGTTATTGACTGCCCCTGCGATGGATAA